A genome region from Ottowia testudinis includes the following:
- a CDS encoding alkaline phosphatase D family protein has protein sequence MSLHRRRFIQSASLLGAPLVAAPAWAQGAPAVVTRDAQRPRLPHGVQSGDATADSAIVWARADRPARLWVDWATTASFSNAQRVRGPFLLDSSDFTGRIDLRQLPAGQDIFYRVVLQDLHNERVLSEAMPGHLRLAQPWHAERLRPLRLVWSGDTAGQGFGINPEWGGMKIYEQMRAVNPDFFIHSGDTIYADGPIAAEVKLPDGQIWRNLTTPEVSKVAETLDEFRGRYRYNLMDTHVRRFGSEVAQIWQWDDHEVTNNWSDSKSVLEDQRYAEKNIPLLVGRATRAFLDYAPLRPHHAGEPERVYRHIPQGPLADVFVIDMRSYRGANSANLQASESADTEFLGRAQVDWLIAGLKQSKAVWKLIAADMPIGLQVPDGKTPEGLNRWEAVANGDDGPAKGRELEIARLLRAIRQAGVKNVVWLTADVHYAAAHYYDPRKAQFTEFDGFWEFVAGPLNAGSFGPNKPDATFGLQVVWEKGPEQQNTSPFAGLQFFGQVDIDPKTRAMTVALKDLTGATLYRKELPGA, from the coding sequence ATGAGCTTGCACCGCCGCCGCTTCATCCAGTCCGCCTCGTTGCTGGGCGCCCCGCTCGTTGCCGCGCCCGCCTGGGCACAGGGCGCGCCCGCGGTCGTCACGCGCGATGCGCAACGCCCGCGACTGCCCCATGGCGTGCAAAGCGGCGACGCCACCGCCGACAGCGCCATCGTGTGGGCGCGCGCCGACCGCCCAGCCCGCCTGTGGGTCGATTGGGCCACCACCGCCAGCTTCAGCAACGCCCAGCGCGTGCGCGGCCCGTTCCTGCTGGACAGCAGCGACTTCACCGGCCGCATCGACCTGCGCCAGCTGCCCGCCGGCCAGGACATCTTCTACCGCGTGGTGCTGCAAGACCTGCACAACGAGCGCGTGCTCTCCGAAGCCATGCCGGGCCACCTGCGCCTGGCCCAGCCCTGGCACGCCGAGCGCCTGCGTCCGCTGCGCCTGGTGTGGAGCGGCGACACCGCCGGCCAGGGCTTCGGCATCAACCCCGAATGGGGCGGCATGAAAATCTACGAGCAGATGCGGGCCGTCAACCCCGACTTCTTCATCCACAGCGGCGACACCATCTACGCCGACGGCCCCATCGCGGCCGAAGTCAAGCTGCCCGACGGGCAGATCTGGCGCAACCTCACCACGCCCGAAGTCAGCAAGGTGGCCGAGACGCTGGACGAATTCCGCGGCCGCTACCGCTACAACCTGATGGACACGCACGTGCGCCGCTTTGGCAGCGAAGTGGCGCAGATCTGGCAGTGGGACGACCACGAAGTGACCAACAACTGGTCCGACAGCAAAAGCGTGCTTGAAGACCAGCGCTACGCTGAAAAGAACATCCCGCTGCTGGTCGGCCGTGCCACCCGCGCCTTTCTCGACTACGCGCCGCTGCGCCCGCACCACGCTGGCGAGCCCGAGCGCGTGTACCGCCACATTCCGCAAGGCCCGCTGGCCGACGTGTTCGTCATCGACATGCGCAGCTACCGCGGCGCCAACAGCGCCAACCTGCAAGCCAGCGAGAGCGCCGACACCGAATTCCTGGGCCGCGCGCAAGTCGATTGGCTGATCGCCGGCCTCAAACAGAGCAAGGCGGTGTGGAAGCTCATCGCCGCCGACATGCCGATCGGCCTGCAAGTGCCGGATGGCAAAACGCCCGAGGGCCTGAACCGCTGGGAAGCCGTGGCCAACGGCGACGACGGCCCCGCCAAGGGCCGCGAGCTTGAAATCGCCCGCCTGCTGCGCGCCATCCGGCAGGCCGGCGTGAAAAACGTGGTGTGGCTCACCGCCGACGTGCACTACGCCGCCGCCCATTACTACGACCCGCGCAAGGCCCAGTTCACCGAATTCGACGGGTTCTGGGAATTCGTCGCCGGCCCGCTCAACGCCGGCAGCTTCGGCCCCAACAAGCCCGACGCCACGTTCGGCCTGCAAGTGGTGTGGGAAAAAGGCCCCGAGCAGCAGAACACGTCGCCTTTTGCCGGCTTGCAGTTCTTTGGCCAGGTCGACATCGACCCCAAAACCCGGGCCATGACGGTGGCGCTGAAAGACCTGACCGGCGCCACGCTTTACCGCAAGGAATTGCCCGGGGCCTGA
- a CDS encoding efflux RND transporter permease subunit, whose amino-acid sequence MQLAEVSIRRPVFATVLSLLILLIGAVSYTRLAVREYPKIDEPVVTVSVRYPGASAEVIETQVTKPLEDSIAGIDAVDVLTSISRPEQAQISVRFRLEKDADTAAAEVRDRVSRVRNRLPQAIDEPVIAKVEADAFPVVWLAFSSDTRSRLDINDLVNRIVKARLQTVTGVADVRIFGERKFAMRVWLDADKLAAYKLTTQDVEDAIRRSNLELPAGRIESQQREFSVISHTDLTTPAQFSDIVVKNMGGFPVRVRDVARVEEGAADERSAVRLNGRPSISAGVIRQATANPLELSKGVREMLPRLQEDMPPDVKIEVANDNSVFIDRAVKSVYQTIVEAVALVALVIFVFLRTVRASIIPIVTIPVSLIGSFALMQLAGFSINTLTLLALVLAIGLVVDDAIVMLENIYRHIEEGMAPFAAAIHGAKEIGFAIVAMTLTLAAVFAPLAFTPGRTGRLFVEFALALAGAVVVSGFVALTLSPMLCSLLLKHNPQPNWFDRNMERWLTALSNGYGRLLRRVLTGGRWAVLAVMAGCAVAIALIYPNMRQELSPLEDRGVILANINAPDGATLDYTDRYARQLEAIGQQYPEFASIFANIGNPSVSQGSVVYRAVDWSERQRSMLDIARELQPQFNQLAGVNVFPVTPPSLGQGFRERPVNFVVQTSDSYENLNTVMRKLMDEVAKNPGLIAPDVDLRLSKPELRVEVDRERAADLGVSVEAVARAIETMLGGRQVTRYKRDAEQYDVIVQTAATGRSTPEDIDRIQLRASKGGVDAMVPLSALVKVRENVAPRELNHFGQRRSATLTANLAADYSLGEALAFLDQTAGQVLKSGYTTDLNGISREFRSSQGALMVVFVLALLFIFLVLAAQFESFVDPLIIMFSVPLSMIGALLALKFSGGSLNVYSQIGLITLVGLVTKHGILIVEFTNQLRQRGEPMLEALVHASAQRLRPILMTTGAMVLGAVPLALATGAGAESRRQIGWVIVGGMSLGTLLTIFVVPTMYAMLARKRIPGANTTPVAAPPDGPVHQG is encoded by the coding sequence ATGCAGCTGGCCGAAGTCTCCATCCGCCGCCCGGTGTTCGCCACCGTGCTGTCGCTGCTGATTCTGCTGATCGGCGCCGTCAGCTACACGCGGCTGGCGGTGCGCGAATACCCCAAGATCGACGAGCCGGTGGTCACCGTGAGCGTGCGCTACCCCGGCGCCTCGGCCGAGGTGATCGAGACGCAGGTCACCAAGCCGCTGGAAGACTCGATTGCCGGCATCGACGCCGTGGACGTGCTGACCTCCATCAGCCGCCCCGAGCAGGCGCAGATCAGCGTGCGCTTTCGGCTGGAAAAAGACGCCGACACCGCCGCCGCCGAGGTGCGCGACCGCGTCTCGCGCGTGCGCAACCGGCTGCCGCAAGCCATTGACGAGCCGGTCATTGCCAAGGTCGAGGCCGATGCCTTTCCGGTCGTCTGGCTGGCCTTTTCCAGCGACACGCGCTCGCGGCTGGACATCAACGACCTGGTCAACCGTATAGTCAAGGCCCGCCTGCAAACCGTGACTGGCGTGGCCGATGTGCGCATCTTCGGCGAGCGCAAATTCGCCATGCGTGTGTGGCTCGACGCCGACAAGCTGGCGGCCTACAAGCTGACCACGCAGGACGTGGAAGACGCCATCCGCCGCAGCAACCTGGAGCTGCCCGCCGGACGCATCGAATCGCAGCAGCGTGAGTTCTCGGTCATCTCGCACACCGACCTGACGACGCCGGCGCAGTTCAGCGACATTGTGGTCAAGAACATGGGGGGCTTTCCGGTACGCGTGCGCGACGTGGCCCGGGTCGAGGAGGGTGCCGCCGACGAGCGCAGCGCGGTGCGGCTGAACGGCCGGCCATCGATCTCGGCCGGCGTCATCCGCCAGGCCACCGCCAACCCGCTGGAGCTGTCCAAGGGCGTGCGCGAGATGCTGCCGCGCCTGCAAGAAGACATGCCGCCCGACGTCAAGATTGAGGTTGCCAACGACAACTCGGTGTTCATCGACCGCGCGGTGAAGAGCGTGTACCAGACCATTGTCGAGGCGGTGGCGCTGGTGGCGTTGGTGATTTTCGTGTTCTTGCGCACGGTGCGCGCGTCGATCATTCCCATCGTCACGATTCCGGTCAGCCTGATCGGCTCGTTCGCGCTGATGCAGCTGGCGGGCTTTTCGATCAACACGCTGACGCTGCTGGCGCTGGTGCTGGCCATCGGCCTGGTGGTGGACGACGCCATCGTGATGCTGGAGAACATTTACCGCCACATCGAGGAAGGCATGGCGCCGTTTGCCGCCGCCATCCACGGCGCCAAGGAGATCGGCTTTGCCATCGTCGCCATGACGCTGACGCTGGCCGCGGTGTTCGCGCCGCTCGCCTTCACGCCGGGGCGCACCGGGCGCCTGTTCGTGGAGTTCGCGCTGGCGCTGGCCGGCGCCGTGGTGGTGTCGGGCTTCGTGGCGCTGACGCTGTCGCCCATGCTGTGCTCGCTGCTGCTCAAGCACAACCCCCAGCCCAACTGGTTCGACCGCAACATGGAGCGCTGGCTGACGGCGCTTTCAAACGGCTACGGCCGCCTGCTGCGCCGCGTGCTGACGGGTGGGCGCTGGGCGGTGCTGGCGGTGATGGCCGGCTGCGCCGTGGCGATCGCGCTGATCTACCCCAACATGCGGCAAGAGCTGTCGCCGCTGGAAGACCGCGGCGTCATCCTGGCCAACATCAACGCGCCCGACGGCGCCACGCTCGACTACACCGACCGCTACGCGCGCCAGCTGGAGGCCATTGGCCAGCAGTATCCCGAATTCGCCAGCATCTTCGCCAACATCGGCAACCCCAGCGTGTCGCAGGGCAGCGTGGTGTACCGCGCGGTGGATTGGTCGGAGCGCCAGCGCTCCATGCTCGACATCGCGCGCGAGCTGCAACCCCAGTTCAACCAACTGGCGGGGGTCAACGTCTTTCCGGTCACACCGCCTTCGCTCGGTCAAGGTTTTCGCGAGCGGCCGGTGAACTTCGTGGTGCAGACGTCCGACAGCTACGAGAACCTCAACACGGTGATGCGCAAGCTGATGGATGAGGTGGCCAAGAACCCCGGGCTCATCGCGCCCGATGTCGATTTGCGACTGTCCAAACCCGAGCTGCGCGTCGAGGTGGACCGCGAGCGCGCGGCCGATCTGGGCGTCAGCGTGGAAGCGGTGGCGCGCGCCATCGAAACCATGCTGGGCGGCCGCCAGGTCACCCGCTACAAGCGCGACGCCGAGCAATACGACGTCATCGTGCAGACGGCCGCCACCGGCCGCAGCACGCCCGAGGACATCGACCGCATCCAGCTGCGCGCCAGCAAGGGCGGCGTCGATGCCATGGTGCCGCTGTCGGCGCTGGTCAAGGTGCGCGAAAACGTGGCCCCGCGCGAGTTGAACCACTTCGGCCAACGCCGCTCGGCCACGCTCACCGCCAATTTGGCGGCCGACTACTCGCTGGGCGAGGCGCTGGCGTTTCTGGATCAAACGGCAGGCCAGGTGCTGAAGAGCGGTTACACGACCGATTTGAACGGCATCTCGCGCGAATTCCGGTCGTCGCAAGGCGCCCTGATGGTGGTGTTCGTGCTGGCGCTGCTGTTCATCTTTCTGGTGCTGGCGGCGCAGTTCGAGAGCTTTGTCGATCCGCTCATCATCATGTTCTCGGTGCCGCTGTCGATGATTGGCGCGCTGCTGGCGCTGAAGTTCAGCGGCGGCTCGCTCAACGTGTATTCGCAGATCGGCCTGATCACGCTGGTGGGGCTGGTCACCAAGCACGGCATCTTGATCGTCGAGTTCACCAACCAGTTGCGCCAGCGCGGCGAGCCCATGCTGGAGGCGCTGGTGCACGCCAGCGCGCAGCGCCTGCGCCCCATCCTGATGACCACCGGCGCCATGGTGCTGGGCGCGGTGCCGCTGGCGCTGGCCACCGGCGCGGGCGCCGAAAGCCGCCGCCAGATCGGCTGGGTGATTGTCGGCGGCATGAGCCTGGGCACGCTGCTCACCATCTTTGTCGTGCCGACCATGTACGCCATGCTGGCACGCAAGCGCATCCCGGGTGCCAATACCACGCCGGTGGCCGCGCCGCCCGATGGGCCGGTGCACCAGGGATGA
- a CDS encoding efflux RND transporter periplasmic adaptor subunit yields MARSRLVPVLALGALVALAAGAWWWQRGGGAGASPARAPAAASAPRGGGGGSVAVESAVVRSQPLAEDVSAVGSLRSRQGTVVRAEVSGRVTQINFRDGQRVRRGQLLVQLDDRLQQAQIQQAQAELSIARANHKRNSELVAQGFISQRGVDESAAAVKVAQAKAELARATAARLRVLAPFDGVAGLRNISVGDYLKEGSDIVNLEDMNAMYVDFRLPERLQSRVRPGQTARVQVEALPDRAFAAVVQAVDPQIDANGRSLSVRGCIDNRLLQLRPGMFARVGTRLGDDRQALMIPEEAIVSQGGRQTVIRLLRGAGAGDQAAWTTQRVDVDTGTRLGGQVEILRGLAEGERIVTAGQQRIQRDGSTVRLADAPAAPANGTPDGVASAAGAASAPAAARAGTAPLPWAPTAAGPGPCGAVAQR; encoded by the coding sequence ATGGCCAGGTCCAGGCTGGTTCCGGTTCTCGCGCTGGGCGCGCTGGTGGCGCTGGCCGCTGGTGCCTGGTGGTGGCAGCGTGGCGGCGGCGCTGGCGCCAGCCCCGCGCGTGCCCCGGCGGCGGCCAGCGCGCCGCGCGGTGGCGGCGGCGGCTCGGTGGCCGTCGAATCGGCCGTGGTGCGCAGCCAGCCGCTGGCCGAGGACGTCAGCGCCGTCGGCTCGCTGCGTTCGCGCCAGGGCACCGTGGTGCGCGCCGAGGTCAGCGGCCGCGTCACGCAGATCAACTTTCGCGACGGCCAGCGCGTGCGCCGTGGTCAGTTGCTGGTGCAGCTGGACGACCGCTTGCAGCAGGCGCAAATCCAGCAGGCGCAGGCCGAGCTGTCGATTGCCCGGGCCAACCACAAGCGCAACAGCGAGCTGGTGGCGCAGGGCTTCATCAGCCAGCGTGGGGTGGATGAAAGTGCCGCCGCCGTCAAAGTGGCGCAGGCCAAGGCCGAGCTGGCGCGCGCCACCGCCGCGCGGCTGCGCGTGCTGGCGCCGTTCGACGGCGTGGCCGGCCTGCGCAACATCAGCGTGGGCGACTACCTGAAAGAAGGCTCGGACATCGTCAATCTGGAAGACATGAACGCGATGTACGTCGACTTTCGCCTGCCCGAGCGCTTGCAGTCGCGCGTGCGCCCCGGCCAGACGGCGCGTGTGCAGGTCGAGGCCTTGCCCGACCGTGCCTTCGCCGCCGTGGTGCAGGCGGTCGACCCGCAGATCGACGCCAACGGCCGATCTTTAAGCGTGCGCGGCTGCATCGACAACCGCCTGCTGCAGCTGCGCCCCGGCATGTTCGCGCGCGTGGGCACGCGCCTGGGCGACGACCGGCAGGCGCTGATGATTCCTGAAGAAGCCATCGTCTCGCAGGGCGGGCGGCAGACCGTGATCCGCCTGCTGCGCGGCGCCGGGGCCGGCGACCAGGCCGCCTGGACCACCCAGCGCGTCGACGTCGACACCGGCACCCGCCTGGGCGGCCAGGTCGAGATCCTGCGCGGCCTGGCCGAAGGCGAGCGCATCGTCACCGCCGGGCAGCAGCGCATCCAGCGCGATGGCAGCACCGTGCGGCTGGCCGACGCGCCGGCGGCGCCCGCCAACGGCACGCCCGACGGCGTGGCCTCGGCCGCCGGTGCCGCATCCGCCCCGGCCGCGGCGCGCGCCGGCACGGCGCCGCTGCCCTGGGCGCCCACCGCCGCCGGCCCCGGCCCCTGCGGCGCCGTGGCGCAGCGCTGA
- the rnhA gene encoding ribonuclease HI, whose amino-acid sequence MNQVEMYTDGACKGNPGPGGWGVLLRAPGHEKELFGGEPLTTNNRMELTAVIEGLQALKRPCEVDLYLDSQYVRQGITEWIAGWKAKGWRTSTKQPVKNVDLWQKLDALVAGGGHRIQWHWVRGHAGHEGNERADELANMGVPRAR is encoded by the coding sequence ATGAATCAAGTTGAGATGTACACCGACGGCGCCTGCAAGGGCAACCCCGGCCCGGGCGGCTGGGGCGTGCTGCTGCGCGCGCCGGGGCACGAGAAAGAACTGTTCGGCGGCGAGCCGCTGACCACCAACAACCGCATGGAGCTGACCGCCGTCATCGAGGGCCTGCAAGCGCTCAAGCGCCCGTGCGAGGTCGATCTGTACCTGGACAGCCAGTACGTGCGCCAGGGCATCACCGAATGGATCGCTGGTTGGAAGGCCAAGGGCTGGCGCACCTCGACCAAGCAGCCGGTGAAGAACGTCGATTTGTGGCAGAAGCTGGACGCGCTGGTGGCCGGCGGCGGTCACCGCATCCAGTGGCACTGGGTGCGCGGCCACGCAGGGCACGAGGGCAACGAGCGCGCGGACGAGTTGGCCAACATGGGCGTGCCGCGCGCGCGGTGA
- a CDS encoding class I SAM-dependent methyltransferase: MTRLHDWFQTAPGQYVLAWERAQFDTALADVFGYHALQVGLAGIDALAANRMPHRWLAMAGSPGMSPQELAALSHQPVAAEGEPAPQTRLALVTDSTALPFAEASLDLVVLPHTLELSADPHATLREVQRVLVHEGRVAIAGLNPASLWGLRQYRAHLLRGAGQGQLYLPDAGEFIGHWRLRDWLRLLQFELESLSFGCYAPAVRSARSLARFGWMDRAGPRWWPIFGAAYVMVAVKRSHGAKLVGATWKTAPVPANAPVSIAGRATLASAGTEKDHESS; encoded by the coding sequence ATGACCCGTCTTCACGACTGGTTTCAGACCGCGCCCGGCCAGTATGTTCTGGCGTGGGAGCGCGCGCAGTTCGACACCGCGCTGGCGGACGTCTTCGGCTACCACGCGCTGCAGGTGGGCCTGGCCGGCATCGACGCGCTCGCCGCCAACCGCATGCCGCACCGCTGGCTGGCGATGGCCGGAAGCCCCGGTATGTCGCCGCAAGAGCTGGCGGCGCTGTCGCACCAGCCGGTGGCTGCCGAGGGCGAGCCGGCGCCGCAAACCCGCCTGGCGTTGGTCACCGACAGCACCGCGCTGCCGTTTGCCGAAGCCAGCCTTGATCTGGTGGTGCTGCCGCACACGCTGGAGCTCAGCGCCGACCCGCACGCCACCTTGCGCGAGGTGCAGCGCGTGCTGGTGCACGAGGGCCGCGTGGCGATTGCCGGTCTCAATCCCGCCAGCCTGTGGGGCCTGCGGCAATACCGCGCCCACTTGCTGCGCGGTGCTGGTCAGGGCCAGCTGTACTTGCCGGATGCCGGCGAATTCATCGGCCACTGGCGGCTGCGCGACTGGCTGCGGTTGCTGCAGTTCGAGCTGGAGAGCCTCTCGTTCGGCTGCTACGCGCCTGCGGTGCGCAGCGCGCGCAGCCTGGCGCGCTTTGGCTGGATGGATCGTGCGGGCCCGCGCTGGTGGCCGATCTTCGGCGCCGCCTACGTCATGGTGGCCGTCAAGCGCAGCCACGGCGCCAAGCTGGTGGGCGCGACATGGAAGACCGCGCCGGTCCCCGCGAATGCTCCTGTTTCAATAGCTGGTCGCGCAACTCTGGCAAGCGCTGGCACTGAGAAAGATCATGAATCAAGTTGA
- the gloB gene encoding hydroxyacylglutathione hydrolase produces the protein MDLIALPAFEDNYLWLLHDGQQALVVDPGDAAPVRAALERRGLRLASILVTHHHADHTGGVAELRQATGAQVFGPALERIPEPYTPLQGGDVVRTLGLAFRVIGVPGHTSGHIAYFASGAAGGPLLFCGDTLFSGGCGRLFEGTPAQMLASLDALAALPDGTRVCCAHEYTLGNLRFACAVEPDNHALTDYLRHCQQLREAGVPTLPSSIGTERAINPFLRSREPAVIEAVRAHAPSATGEAAVFAALRQWKNEFR, from the coding sequence ATGGATTTGATCGCACTGCCCGCCTTTGAGGACAACTACCTGTGGCTGTTACACGATGGTCAGCAAGCCTTGGTGGTGGACCCGGGCGACGCCGCACCGGTGCGCGCGGCGCTCGAACGGCGGGGCCTGCGGCTCGCGAGCATTCTAGTCACGCACCACCACGCCGATCACACCGGCGGCGTGGCCGAGCTGCGCCAGGCCACTGGCGCCCAGGTATTCGGTCCGGCGCTTGAGCGCATTCCCGAGCCCTACACACCGCTGCAAGGCGGCGACGTGGTGCGCACGCTGGGGCTGGCCTTTCGCGTCATTGGCGTGCCGGGCCACACGTCCGGGCACATTGCGTACTTCGCGTCCGGTGCGGCAGGCGGGCCGCTGCTGTTTTGCGGCGATACGCTGTTCTCGGGCGGCTGCGGCCGCCTGTTCGAGGGCACGCCGGCCCAAATGCTGGCGTCGCTCGATGCACTGGCCGCGCTGCCGGACGGCACGCGCGTGTGCTGCGCGCACGAGTACACGCTCGGTAACCTGCGTTTTGCATGCGCGGTCGAGCCCGACAACCACGCGCTGACCGATTACCTGCGCCACTGCCAGCAATTGCGTGAAGCGGGCGTGCCGACGCTGCCCTCCAGCATCGGCACCGAGCGTGCGATCAACCCCTTTCTGCGCAGCCGCGAGCCTGCGGTGATCGAGGCCGTGCGCGCGCACGCGCCGTCCGCAACCGGCGAAGCGGCGGTGTTCGCCGCGCTTCGCCAATGGAAGAACGAATTCAGATGA
- a CDS encoding transglycosylase SLT domain-containing protein, translating to MKWYQALALVASVALAGCAAPTTAPDGTAPSASTPSRAARSGEMPDVAVSELRGGKVAALEAPADLWERVRRGFAMPDLTDELVERHEQWYTTRPDYIERMVDRSRLYIFHIVEELELRGMPTELALLPYIESAFNPQAVSSAKAAGMWQFMPATGRDFRLTQNMLRDDRRNVLDSTRAALDYLQKLHDMFGDWHLALAAYNWGQGNVKRAIERNQAAGLPTGYMDLNMPAETRNYVPKLQAVKNIIANPQRMGSVLPLIENHPFFDTVDITQDIDVNVAARMAEVRLEDFKALNPSQRKPVIFAAGTPQILLPWNNADTFKQNLAKAAPGSLASWTAWVAPHAMPSREVASRFDMDEGDFREMNNIPRGMVIKSGSTVLVRRGNGAAQAVASHVVNNAQLAYAPEIVLRRTSVRARKGDSIATVAARYDLPAATVAGWNKTNARAGLKRGQAVVLYLPVRAAAAAARDGVEAGRHQKTSARSSRGESKPAARGSRAQAKSAPEREAKRSGKTRRADAKTAPAKGSARTAGPKTSPKPGAKKAKAKR from the coding sequence ATGAAGTGGTATCAAGCATTGGCGCTGGTCGCCAGCGTGGCATTGGCCGGCTGCGCCGCGCCCACGACCGCCCCCGACGGCACCGCGCCCAGCGCGTCCACCCCGAGCAGAGCCGCCCGCTCCGGCGAAATGCCCGACGTGGCGGTGTCCGAACTGCGCGGTGGCAAAGTGGCCGCGCTGGAGGCGCCGGCCGACCTGTGGGAGCGCGTGCGCCGCGGCTTTGCCATGCCCGACCTGACGGATGAACTGGTCGAACGGCACGAGCAGTGGTACACCACGCGCCCCGACTACATCGAGCGCATGGTCGACCGCTCGCGCCTGTATATCTTCCACATCGTCGAAGAGCTGGAGCTGCGCGGCATGCCGACCGAGCTGGCGCTGCTGCCCTACATCGAATCGGCCTTCAACCCGCAGGCCGTCAGCAGCGCCAAGGCAGCCGGCATGTGGCAGTTCATGCCCGCCACCGGGCGCGACTTTCGCCTGACGCAGAACATGCTGCGCGACGACCGCCGCAATGTGCTGGATTCGACCCGCGCGGCGCTCGACTACCTGCAAAAGCTGCACGACATGTTCGGCGACTGGCACCTGGCGCTGGCCGCCTACAACTGGGGCCAGGGCAACGTCAAGCGCGCTATCGAGCGCAACCAGGCCGCCGGCCTGCCGACCGGCTACATGGACCTGAACATGCCGGCCGAGACGCGCAACTACGTGCCCAAGCTGCAGGCGGTGAAAAACATCATCGCCAACCCGCAGCGCATGGGTTCGGTGCTGCCGCTGATCGAAAACCACCCGTTCTTCGACACCGTCGACATCACCCAGGACATCGATGTCAACGTGGCCGCGCGCATGGCCGAGGTGCGGCTGGAGGACTTCAAGGCGCTCAACCCCTCGCAGCGCAAGCCCGTGATCTTTGCCGCCGGCACACCGCAAATCCTGCTGCCGTGGAACAACGCCGACACCTTCAAGCAAAACCTGGCCAAGGCGGCGCCGGGTTCGCTCGCCTCGTGGACGGCCTGGGTCGCGCCACACGCCATGCCTTCGCGCGAAGTGGCCAGCCGCTTTGACATGGACGAGGGCGACTTCCGCGAGATGAACAACATCCCGCGCGGCATGGTCATCAAAAGCGGCTCCACCGTGCTGGTGCGGCGCGGCAACGGCGCCGCGCAGGCGGTGGCCAGCCATGTGGTGAACAACGCGCAGCTTGCCTACGCGCCCGAGATCGTGCTGCGCCGCACCTCGGTGCGCGCGCGCAAGGGCGACTCCATCGCGACCGTGGCGGCACGCTACGACTTGCCCGCCGCCACCGTGGCGGGCTGGAACAAGACCAACGCCCGCGCCGGGCTCAAGCGCGGCCAGGCCGTGGTGCTTTACCTGCCGGTGCGCGCCGCTGCCGCTGCCGCGCGCGACGGTGTGGAGGCCGGGCGCCACCAAAAGACCAGCGCCCGCTCGTCGCGGGGCGAGTCCAAGCCGGCCGCGCGCGGCAGCCGTGCCCAGGCCAAATCGGCGCCCGAGCGCGAGGCCAAAAGGTCTGGCAAGACACGGCGCGCCGACGCCAAAACCGCGCCGGCCAAGGGATCCGCGCGCACCGCTGGCCCAAAGACCTCGCCCAAGCCCGGCGCCAAGAAAGCCAAGGCCAAGCGCTGA
- a CDS encoding ABC transporter substrate-binding protein, producing MLRALVAATLSAHGAARSQERPEKPEKPKLTLAVGGKTTLYYLPLTIAEHLGFFAEEGLEVELQDHAGGGLALQSLLHGRADVGAGGFEHTILLRQRGLTCRAFALLGRAPQLVFGVGTRALPDFREVSQLRGRRVGISAPDSSTHWFARMVLARAGVAAADVEYVGIGTSTAAAAALREGRIDALASVDPVISLLEFRGEIRVVADTRSPRGTQELFGGPMPGGCVFAPQAFVVRYPQTVQAIANATVRALKWLQTAGPSDIVRGVPEAYMYGDRAIYLASLEKARAAFSPDGVVSEEAVTTAHRVVAQYGGGFTRVQAPGATYTNDFVRRAKLKFQVS from the coding sequence GTGTTGCGCGCCCTGGTGGCCGCCACGCTGTCGGCGCACGGCGCGGCGCGGTCGCAGGAGCGGCCGGAAAAGCCTGAAAAACCCAAGCTTACCCTGGCCGTCGGCGGCAAGACCACGCTGTATTACCTGCCGCTCACGATTGCCGAACACCTCGGCTTTTTTGCCGAGGAGGGACTGGAGGTGGAGCTGCAAGACCACGCCGGCGGTGGCCTGGCGCTGCAGTCGCTGCTGCACGGCCGTGCCGACGTGGGTGCCGGCGGCTTCGAGCACACCATTCTGCTGCGCCAGCGGGGTCTGACCTGCCGAGCCTTCGCCTTGCTGGGGCGGGCGCCGCAATTGGTGTTTGGCGTCGGCACGCGCGCGCTGCCGGATTTCCGGGAGGTGTCGCAGCTCCGGGGCCGGCGCGTCGGCATCTCGGCGCCGGATTCGTCCACCCACTGGTTTGCGCGCATGGTGCTGGCGCGCGCCGGTGTGGCGGCGGCTGATGTCGAATACGTCGGTATCGGCACGTCCACGGCCGCCGCCGCAGCCTTGCGCGAAGGCCGCATCGACGCCCTCGCCAGCGTCGACCCGGTAATCAGCCTGCTGGAGTTTCGTGGCGAGATCCGCGTGGTGGCCGACACGCGCTCACCGCGCGGCACGCAGGAATTGTTCGGCGGACCGATGCCCGGTGGCTGCGTGTTTGCGCCGCAGGCTTTCGTGGTGCGTTACCCGCAAACCGTTCAGGCCATCGCCAACGCCACGGTGCGCGCCCTCAAATGGCTGCAGACGGCGGGCCCCAGCGACATCGTGCGCGGCGTGCCCGAAGCCTACATGTACGGCGACCGGGCGATCTACCTGGCGTCGCTGGAGAAAGCTCGTGCCGCATTTTCGCCGGACGGTGTGGTGTCTGAGGAAGCCGTGACCACGGCGCACCGCGTGGTGGCGCAATACGGCGGGGGCTTCACGCGCGTCCAAGCGCCAGGGGCCACCTACACCAATGATTTCGTGCGCCGCGCCAAGCTGAAGTTTCAGGTGTCTTGA